In Acidisarcina polymorpha, the DNA window CATCGGTTGCGCCAATTGGCTTGGCTCCTGGCCCAGGCATCATTCCTTGACCGAATCTGTCGTAGCGGAAGATTCACGAGCCGTGCGCAACATCGATTCCGCGACGTCATGAAGTTCTGCATCGGTTACATCTTCAACGACGACCGCGTTGCCGATACCCGACGGCAAGATGACGCGCCGCACTCCACTGCGATTCTTCTTGTCGCGCGTCGCCGCGTCCAGCAGCCGGTCCACCGGCAGCCGGAGCGAAGGTAGAGGTCCATACTCAAAGATCAGCTTTTCGATACGATCTGCCTGAGCTCTGGTGACGGTCTGGCGAGCCAGCCCAAGACGAGTGGCTGCTATCATCCCCCAGGCGACTGCCTCGCCATGCAACAACTTCCGGTAGCGAGTGGCTGCTTCGATCGCATGACCGAGAGTGTGGCCGTAGTTCAGGATCATCCTAAGCCCGTTCTCCAACTCGTCGATACCTACGACTTCCGCCTTCATCTGGATCGACGCACTCACGACGTACTCAATGGCCTTCGGATCTCGGGCGAGGATCGCCCCAGCATTTCGCTCCATATAGCCAAATAACTTGGGGTGGCGGATGATGCCCGCCTTGACACTCTCGAAGAGGCCCGCACGAAGCTCTCGGGAGGGAAGCGTCTGCAGCAGCTCCGTATCGGCAAACACCGCCAGTGGATGATGAAAGCACCCCACCAGATTCTTGCCTGCCTGAAGGTTCACGCCTGTCTTGCCTCCCACCGACGAGTCGACCTGCGCTAACAGGGTGGTGGGGACCTGCACGTAGTCGATGCCGCGCATGAAAATGGCGGCTAGAAATCCGCCAACATCGCCGACAATCCCGCCGCCGAAGGCGATGAGCAGGGAAGAACGATCGGCGCGCGCCTCCGCTAATTGTTCCGCCAGCCGCTCGACCGTACGTAGCCGCTTATGCTCTTCTCCCGGCTGGAGAAACAAGATTGAAGGAGGATCCTGATGCGGAAAAGATTCCAGAAAAGCGTCTGCCCAAAGCGACCATATCTCCGGAGAAGTCAGGACGAAGACGCCCCTTGGTCCTTTACCACGCACATTGACAAGTCTGCGGCTCAACGTCGAAAGCAAGCCTCTTCCGACAAAAACGGAGTAGCCGGCGCTGCCGGATTTTACTTGGATGGTCCTCACTCGACTCATCCTATCGCATCGCAGCACTGAGCTTAGATTGCCATCAACCGCAACCCTCTGTGCAAGATGCAAATATCGCGATATCGCGGAGGT includes these proteins:
- the aroB gene encoding 3-dehydroquinate synthase: MSRVRTIQVKSGSAGYSVFVGRGLLSTLSRRLVNVRGKGPRGVFVLTSPEIWSLWADAFLESFPHQDPPSILFLQPGEEHKRLRTVERLAEQLAEARADRSSLLIAFGGGIVGDVGGFLAAIFMRGIDYVQVPTTLLAQVDSSVGGKTGVNLQAGKNLVGCFHHPLAVFADTELLQTLPSRELRAGLFESVKAGIIRHPKLFGYMERNAGAILARDPKAIEYVVSASIQMKAEVVGIDELENGLRMILNYGHTLGHAIEAATRYRKLLHGEAVAWGMIAATRLGLARQTVTRAQADRIEKLIFEYGPLPSLRLPVDRLLDAATRDKKNRSGVRRVILPSGIGNAVVVEDVTDAELHDVAESMLRTARESSATTDSVKE